The Streptomyces seoulensis genome contains a region encoding:
- a CDS encoding cell division protein SepF has product MSRYDVTDEQWEGLAQVVPLRGRDAWPSAVSHRTLPDADTETRRRFVVLRVNIFADARDVAETLMAGVPVLLDLSGAEGDVAKRVLDFSTGVVFGLGSGMHRVDRNVFLLTPPGTEVSGLMGMEASG; this is encoded by the coding sequence GTGAGCCGTTACGACGTCACCGATGAACAGTGGGAAGGGCTCGCCCAGGTCGTGCCGCTGCGGGGCCGGGACGCGTGGCCGTCCGCGGTCAGCCACCGGACGCTCCCGGACGCGGACACCGAGACGCGCCGCCGGTTCGTCGTCCTGAGGGTCAACATCTTCGCGGACGCCCGCGACGTCGCCGAGACCCTGATGGCCGGGGTGCCGGTGCTGCTGGACCTGTCCGGAGCGGAGGGCGACGTCGCCAAGCGCGTCCTGGACTTCAGCACCGGTGTGGTGTTCGGGCTGGGCAGCGGGATGCACCGGGTGGACCGCAACGTCTTCCTGCTCACGCCGCCCGGGACCGAGGTCAGCGGGCTGATGGGCATGGAGGCGTCGG
- a CDS encoding methylmalonyl-CoA mutase family protein, with product MTVLPDDGLSLAAEFPDATHEQWQRLVEGVLRKSGKEVSGAAAEDALSTTLEDGLRTRPLYTARDAAPDPGLPGFAPFTRGGRPAGNTPGGWDVRQRHAALSDGSVLADLENGVTSLWLVLGEGGIPVADLGRALDGVYLDLAPVVLDAGADTEAAATALLKLYEERGVAPEAVRGNLGADPLGHEARTGTPLDFAPVAALAARTAGTHPALRTLTVDALPYHEAGGSAAEELGASLATAVAYLRELTEAGLSAEQAVAQIEFRYAATADQFLTIAKLRAARRLWARVAEVCGAPAAGAQTQHVVTSPVMMSRRDPWVNMLRTTVATLAAGVGGADSVTVLPFDHALGLPDAFARRIARNTSTILVEESHLARVVDPAGGSWYVERLTDELAHAGWEFFRSIEQDGGQAAVLRSGRLRADLAQTWRERSAKLAKRREPITGVSEFPFLDEKPVRREPAPEPRSGGLPRVRRDEAYEALRARSDTHLATTGTRPRIFLATLGPAAEHTARASFAANLFQAGGIEPVATGNFEESGATEAVLCSSHARYAEEAEQAAEALRAAGARQVHLAGRPAEYTGVDTYVFAGCDAVAVLSATLDRMGVS from the coding sequence ATGACGGTCCTGCCTGACGACGGGCTCTCCCTGGCCGCCGAGTTCCCTGACGCGACGCACGAGCAGTGGCAACGCCTGGTCGAGGGTGTACTGCGCAAGTCCGGCAAGGAAGTCTCCGGCGCGGCGGCTGAGGACGCCCTGTCCACGACGCTCGAGGACGGGCTGCGCACCCGGCCGCTGTACACCGCGCGCGACGCCGCGCCCGACCCCGGCCTGCCCGGCTTCGCGCCGTTCACGCGCGGCGGCCGCCCGGCCGGCAACACCCCCGGCGGGTGGGACGTACGGCAGCGGCACGCGGCGCTCTCCGACGGCTCGGTGCTGGCCGACCTGGAGAACGGCGTCACCTCCCTCTGGCTGGTGCTCGGCGAGGGCGGCATCCCGGTCGCGGATCTGGGCCGCGCGCTCGACGGCGTCTATCTGGACCTCGCCCCCGTCGTCCTGGACGCCGGTGCCGACACCGAGGCCGCCGCGACCGCGCTGCTGAAGCTCTACGAGGAGCGGGGCGTGGCCCCCGAGGCCGTGCGCGGCAACCTGGGCGCCGACCCGCTGGGTCACGAGGCCCGCACCGGCACCCCGCTCGACTTCGCCCCCGTGGCCGCGCTCGCCGCCCGTACCGCCGGTACCCACCCGGCGCTGCGCACGCTGACCGTGGACGCGCTGCCGTACCACGAGGCGGGCGGCTCGGCGGCCGAGGAGCTGGGCGCCTCCCTGGCCACCGCGGTGGCGTATCTGCGGGAGCTGACCGAGGCCGGGCTGAGCGCCGAACAGGCCGTCGCCCAGATCGAGTTCCGGTACGCGGCGACCGCCGACCAGTTCCTCACCATCGCCAAGCTGCGCGCGGCACGCAGGCTGTGGGCGCGGGTCGCCGAGGTGTGCGGGGCGCCGGCCGCGGGCGCGCAGACGCAGCACGTGGTGACCTCGCCGGTGATGATGTCCCGGCGCGACCCGTGGGTGAACATGCTGCGCACGACGGTCGCCACGCTGGCCGCCGGGGTGGGTGGCGCGGACTCCGTGACGGTGCTGCCGTTCGACCACGCGCTGGGCCTGCCGGACGCGTTCGCCCGCCGTATCGCCCGGAACACCTCCACGATCCTGGTCGAGGAGTCGCACCTGGCGCGGGTCGTCGACCCGGCGGGCGGCTCCTGGTACGTGGAGCGGCTGACCGACGAACTCGCCCACGCGGGATGGGAGTTCTTCCGGTCGATCGAGCAGGACGGCGGCCAGGCGGCCGTGTTGCGCTCCGGCAGGCTCCGCGCGGACCTCGCGCAGACCTGGCGGGAGCGGTCCGCGAAGCTCGCCAAGCGCCGCGAACCCATCACCGGGGTGAGCGAGTTCCCCTTCCTGGACGAGAAGCCGGTGCGCCGCGAGCCCGCGCCCGAGCCCCGGTCCGGCGGTCTGCCGCGCGTACGCCGGGACGAGGCGTACGAGGCTCTGCGGGCCCGCTCCGACACCCACCTGGCGACGACCGGCACCCGCCCCCGGATCTTCCTCGCCACGCTCGGCCCGGCCGCCGAGCACACCGCCCGCGCCTCCTTCGCCGCCAACCTCTTCCAGGCGGGCGGCATCGAGCCGGTCGCCACCGGGAACTTCGAGGAGAGCGGCGCCACCGAGGCCGTGCTGTGCTCCAGCCACGCGCGGTACGCGGAGGAGGCCGAGCAGGCCGCCGAGGCCCTGCGCGCGGCCGGCGCCCGGCAGGTGCACCTGGCGGGCCGTCCCGCCGAGTACACCGGCGTCGACACTTACGTCTTCGCGGGCTGCGACGCCGTCGCCGTACTGTCCGCGACTCTGGACCGCATGGGAGTGTCCTGA
- the scpA gene encoding methylmalonyl-CoA mutase — MGIPDFSGIELGTPAVDGGAEEWRAAVERDTQGAEPLWETPEGIEVKGLYTGRDLEGLDFLDTYPGMAPYLRGPYPTMYVNQPWTIRQYAGFSTAEESNAFYRRNLAAGQKGLSVAFDLPTHRGYDSDHPRVTGDVGMAGVAIDSILDMRQLFDGIPLDRMTVSMTMNGAVLPVLALYIVAAEEQGVPPEKLAGTIQNDILKEFMVRNTYIYPPKPSMRIISDIFAYTSQRMPRYNSISISGYHIQEAGATADLELAYTLADGVEYIRAGREAGLDVDAFAPRLSFFWAIGMNFFMEVAKLRAARLLWAKLVRQFDPKNAKSLSLRTHSQTSGWSLTAQDVFNNVTRTCVEAMAATQGHTQSLHTNALDEALALPTDFSARIARNTQLLIQQESGTTRVIDPWGGSAYVERLTYDLARKAWQHIQEVEAAGGMAQAIDAGIPKLRVEEAAARTQARIDSGRQPVIGVNKYRVDTDEQIDVLKVDNSSVRAQQIEKLRRLRAERDETACQDALDALTRAADGEGNLLELAVDAARAKATVGEISDALEKVYGRHASQIRTISGVYRNEAGESPSVDRTRALVDAFEEAEGRRPRILVAKMGQDGHDRGQKVIATAFADLGFDVDVGPLFQTPDEVARQAVEADVHVVGVSSLAAGHLTLVPALREKLAEEGREDIMVVVGGVIPPQDVPTLLEMGATAVFPPGTVIPDAAHDLVKRLAADLGHDL, encoded by the coding sequence ATGGGAATCCCCGACTTCTCCGGCATCGAGCTGGGCACCCCGGCCGTCGACGGCGGCGCCGAGGAGTGGCGTGCCGCCGTCGAGCGGGACACCCAGGGCGCCGAGCCGCTGTGGGAGACCCCCGAGGGCATCGAGGTCAAGGGGCTGTACACCGGCCGTGACCTGGAGGGCCTGGACTTCCTGGACACGTATCCGGGCATGGCGCCGTATCTGCGCGGGCCCTACCCGACGATGTACGTCAACCAGCCCTGGACGATCCGGCAGTACGCGGGCTTCTCCACGGCCGAGGAGTCCAACGCGTTCTACCGGCGCAATCTGGCCGCCGGCCAGAAGGGTCTGTCGGTCGCCTTCGACCTGCCCACGCACCGGGGTTACGACAGCGACCACCCGCGCGTGACGGGCGACGTCGGCATGGCGGGCGTGGCCATCGACTCGATCCTGGACATGCGGCAGCTCTTCGACGGCATCCCGCTGGACAGGATGACCGTGTCGATGACGATGAACGGCGCCGTGCTGCCGGTGCTGGCGCTCTACATCGTGGCGGCCGAGGAACAGGGCGTACCACCCGAGAAGCTGGCCGGGACCATCCAGAACGACATCCTCAAGGAGTTCATGGTCCGCAACACCTACATCTATCCGCCGAAGCCGTCGATGCGGATCATCTCCGACATCTTCGCGTACACCTCGCAGCGGATGCCGCGCTACAACTCCATCTCCATCTCCGGCTATCACATCCAGGAGGCGGGCGCGACGGCCGACCTGGAGCTGGCGTACACGCTCGCGGACGGCGTGGAGTACATCCGGGCGGGCCGGGAGGCGGGGCTGGACGTGGACGCGTTCGCGCCCCGGCTGTCGTTCTTCTGGGCGATCGGCATGAACTTCTTCATGGAGGTCGCCAAGTTGCGCGCGGCCCGGCTGCTGTGGGCCAAGCTGGTCCGGCAGTTCGACCCGAAGAACGCCAAGTCCCTTTCTCTACGCACCCATTCGCAGACCTCGGGCTGGTCGCTGACCGCGCAGGACGTGTTCAACAACGTCACGCGCACCTGTGTGGAGGCGATGGCGGCGACCCAGGGCCACACCCAGTCGCTGCACACCAACGCCCTGGACGAGGCACTGGCGTTGCCCACGGACTTCTCGGCGCGGATCGCCCGCAACACCCAGCTCCTGATCCAGCAGGAGTCGGGCACCACGCGGGTCATCGACCCGTGGGGCGGCAGCGCCTACGTGGAGCGGCTGACGTACGACCTCGCGCGCAAGGCGTGGCAGCACATCCAGGAGGTCGAGGCGGCCGGCGGTATGGCGCAGGCCATCGACGCGGGCATCCCGAAGCTCCGGGTGGAGGAGGCGGCGGCGCGCACCCAGGCCCGTATCGACTCCGGACGGCAGCCGGTGATCGGCGTCAACAAGTACCGCGTGGACACCGACGAGCAGATCGACGTGCTCAAGGTCGACAACTCCTCGGTGCGCGCCCAGCAGATCGAGAAGCTGCGGCGGCTGCGCGCGGAGCGGGACGAGACGGCGTGCCAGGACGCGCTGGACGCGCTGACCCGTGCGGCGGACGGCGAGGGCAACCTGCTGGAGCTGGCGGTGGACGCGGCCCGCGCGAAGGCGACGGTGGGCGAGATCTCGGACGCGCTGGAGAAGGTGTACGGCCGGCACGCGAGCCAGATCCGTACCATCTCCGGGGTGTACCGCAACGAAGCAGGCGAGTCCCCCTCGGTGGACCGCACCCGTGCCTTGGTGGACGCCTTCGAGGAGGCCGAGGGGCGCCGGCCGCGCATCCTGGTCGCCAAGATGGGCCAGGACGGGCACGACCGGGGACAGAAGGTGATCGCCACCGCCTTCGCCGACCTCGGTTTCGACGTCGACGTCGGCCCGCTGTTCCAGACGCCGGACGAGGTCGCCCGGCAGGCGGTGGAGGCGGACGTGCACGTGGTCGGCGTGTCCTCGCTGGCCGCCGGTCACCTCACGCTGGTCCCGGCGCTGCGCGAGAAGCTGGCCGAGGAGGGGCGCGAGGACATCATGGTCGTGGTGGGCGGGGTGATCCCGCCGCAGGACGTGCCGACGCTGCTGGAGATGGGCGCCACGGCGGTGTTCCCGCCCGGCACGGTCATCCCGGACGCGGCGCACGACCTGGTGAAGCGGCTCGCCGCCGATCTCGGCCACGACCTCTGA